Genomic DNA from Candidatus Kryptobacter tengchongensis:
TTTTCTAATTTTGAAACATCTGGGAATTTCATCACCCCGTCAATCCCAAGTAAAGCGTGTCCATTTGAATTAACAACTTTTCCATCCTCTGCGATTGTAAAATTCCCATTTCTCGTATATCTCAACCCATTTGGAGTTTGAACAACAAAGAAACCATTGCCACTTATTGCAATGTCAAGTGGATTTCCAGTTTGTTTAAAATTTCCCGCTTCAAAACTCGTATATTCAGTGATTAAAAGTCCGCTTAACTCGTTCCCCCCATTTTTGTTTATGTCAAGAACTGCGCTGTCAAGAATTCTAACGAATATGTTATCCTTCTTAAACCCTGTTGTGTTGATATTTGCGAGATTATTTGCGATGACATCAATTTTAAGTTTATTTGGCATCATTCCAACCGCAGATGAGTAAATTCCCTTTATCATGACCTCACCTCCATTTGATTTCACTTTTTCCGCCTTGCCAAAATGAGCCTTGCCCTTTATTTTTCAAGTTCAAAAGAAATTGAATTTCACCGCACCCAACACCGTATTTTTTAGCAACTTTTTTAATATCTGTCCCCTTTTCAATTTCGCTTAAAACTTTATCATATCTGTTTTCTTTTCTTGCCCTTGATCTTAAATTCAAAAGCAACTCAACCTCGCCCTGTCCAACATTATACCTCTTCGCAAGTTTTAAAATTTCATTTTCGCTGAAATCACTTACAACGATTTCAACTTTACCATCTTT
This window encodes:
- a CDS encoding flagellar basal-body rod protein FlgG, translating into MIKGIYSSAVGMMPNKLKIDVIANNLANINTTGFKKDNIFVRILDSAVLDINKNGGNELSGLLITEYTSFEAGNFKQTGNPLDIAISGNGFFVVQTPNGLRYTRNGNFTIAEDGKVVNSNGHALLGIDGVMKFPDVSKLENVEIKITQSGEIYAGDKFIDRIKIVWFDNLAKLRKESSTYFVDDGSAGEVELTGGFEIFQGFLEESNVNAIEEMVRMIEASRIYESNYKAVQHQDDTLAKVNEVGKF